Below is a window of Culturomica massiliensis DNA.
TCTAAAAATCAGATATAAACACTACAATATGAGATTATTTTACTATTTTTGTCCAATTATTTGCATGTATAAATTTATATTTGTAAAGTGTATGTATATATTATGATGGCAGGTATCTTACATGGCTTCATGATTAAACTTAAAAATCAGGTCATACAGGCACTTTAGTATAATAATACCGAAACAGCATGGACACAAAGCCCCGGATACTCATTGTCGATGATAAGCCCGAAATTGCCAAAGTCATTAAAATACAGATGTCAGCGGAGTATGATATCGTTTATTTCCCGAATCCGATAAAGGCATTGGTATGGATGCACGAAGGCCATATCCCCGATCTGATCATATCGGATGTTTATATGCCCGAGATGAACGGAAATCAATTCATACAACATCTGAAAAGCAGTTCCATGTTTTCGTCTATACCTATTATCGTTTTGTCCAGTATGGAAAATAGCGGAGACCGGATTAAATTGCTGGAAAACGGTGCCGAAGATTTTATTCTGAAACCTTTTAATCCCCAAGAATTAAAAATCAGAGTCCGGAATACACTAAGAAAACGATAAAATGAACAACATATATATCGGGAATAATCCGGAGTGGTTCGAACATTTCAATAGCATAACGGGACATCAACTGATCGCATTTCAGAACTCCCGGGAAGCAGCTGGCCCGATTGCAAACAGTTGTTCGACTCACGTCCACACTCCGTTGTTCGTTTTTTTAGAATCCCAAAATCCGGAAGCAGATAAGAAAGAATTGGAAATATGGAAAAAA
It encodes the following:
- a CDS encoding response regulator, whose amino-acid sequence is MDTKPRILIVDDKPEIAKVIKIQMSAEYDIVYFPNPIKALVWMHEGHIPDLIISDVYMPEMNGNQFIQHLKSSSMFSSIPIIVLSSMENSGDRIKLLENGAEDFILKPFNPQELKIRVRNTLRKR